A window of Opitutales bacterium genomic DNA:
TCACGATGCCCTAAGGCTGGTGTTTGGTGATCAAGCACACTTTGCCAAACCGAGTGATCTGGAAGATCGCCTTCTTATCGTGCGCCCCATGAGTGCATTTAGCGAAGAAGTCTGCAAGAAACTTCAGGGCGATTTGACCCTAGAAACAGGACCGCTGTTTCGCGCAGCGCTTTTCCAGGATAATGAGGGGCAGTCAGCCCGTCTCTTGCTGATCGCGCACCACTTGGTAGTCGATGGTGTCTCTTGGCAGATAATTCTTGAGGACCTGGCCACACTCTACGCGGCTCAGGATTCATCCGAGGCCGTCGCGCTCCCGACTAAATCGATTAACCTGAGGGACTGGATCGATCAGCTGCATGCCTACAGCCAAACAGAAGCACATCGAGCCGCTCAAGTCTATTGGGCATCTCAGCCACTTAATCAAATTCAAGCACTCCCGCGCGACCTTCCCCAGGGCTCTAACTTAGCAGCAGATAGTCGATACGTCTCAACTCACTTGTCGAATAGAGAGACCCAAGCTCTCTTGGATCACTCAGAGCACATCCAGACCCTACTCCTGACCGCGCTGGCACGCACCCTCAAGCCTTGGACACAGAAACAGGCTAATTGGGTCCAAGTCGAGGGTCATGGCCGCATCCTGCCGGGCTCTCAGGTCAACAATTCGCGTACTGTGGGTTGGTTCACTGCCCTTTACCCGGTCTGCCTAGACACCGGATTTTCAGCAGACATCGCCGCGCAGATCAAAAAAATAGGCCAACGCTTAGAATCGATTCCCAACGGCGGAATCGATGCTGGTATTCTTAATTATATCTCGGGCGAAGCATCGATACCGCAGCCAGAAATCGCCTTTAATTTTCTGGGACAAGTCGACCGCAACACGTCGAATAATCTCCTCGGCCTGCGTCCCGCCAAGGAACCATCGGGCAGCCATTATCATCCAAGCAATCCCCGCCCCTATCTTTTGGAAATCAACGGATCGATTCGGGAAGGTGAATTGGAACTCATTTGGTCATACTCAGCCGGAGTGCATCACCCCAATACAATCGACGCGCTTGCCCAGCAATTCGCCAGCGAACTCCTCACTGTTACTCAAATCGACACACAACAGGGCTCCAGCGCTGTATCAGCCACCAAGATCAAGTCCAAAGACATGAAGAAACTGATCTCAAAATTTAAGTCATCCACCTAGTGCACAGACACGCTCGCCATGGATCAGGACAACATTGAAGCCATCTATCCTCTTTCCCCGATGCAGCGGGGCATGCTGTTTCATCTCAATAACGAACCAGGCACCGAAGCGTATTTTGAACAATTCACCGGCAAGCTCGATGGGCAGGTAGATACGCAGGCCTTCGCACAAGCCTGGCAGGCCACAGTCGATCTCCATCCCGCCCTGCGCACGGCCTTTGTCTGGGAGGGCATCGAACAGCCTGTGCAGATTGTGCTAAATGAGGCACCGATGAGCTTTGAAGCGATTGATCTTCGTCGTGAAAACTTGAGTCACTCAGCCGTTCGTGCACGCGTCGAACAGTCCGCTGAGAGCGACCGAAAAAGGGGCTTTATCCTAAGCGAAGCCCCTCTGATGCGCGTTCAGCTCATTCAGGTAAGCGATACGCAAAACTGGTTTATTTGGAGTTTTTCCCATCTCTTGATCGACGGGTGGTGTTTGGGCCTAGTCTTTCGCGATTGCGTGAACGCTTACCAGTCATTGCGGCATGGAAAGGCTCTAATTATGGAGCCGCCGCGACCCTACTCTGAGTTTATCGAGTGGCTGGATACGCGAGATAACACAGCGTCTCTCAAAACGTGGTCTAATTACCTCAAAGAAGGCACACTACCCACCCCGCTTCCCTTCTATCCCGAAAAGCGCAAAAATCTTGGACCCGCGTTTCACGAGTTCAATTTTGCTTTCGAGGAAGCATTGACGGGGAATCTGGAGGCCTACGCACGGGAACGCGGCGTTACGCTAAATACTTTGGTCCGCCTTCTTTGGGGAATGTGTCTGAGCCAATCAACCGGTGTAAGGGACGTCATATTTGGCACGACTCTATCGGGCCGACCCGCTGAACTGCCAGGCGCAGATACTATGGTAGGTTTGTTTATCAACACCTTACCCTGCCGAGTCACCATAGACCCAACCCAGTCCATCGATACACTGATATCCGAACTTCAAACTGCACAGCAAGAGCTCTCAGAGCATGAACATCTCGAACTGGCACAGATCGGACAAGCTCTCGGGCTCCCGGCAAACGAAGCAGTATTTGAATCGATTCTGGTATTTGAAAACTATCCAGCATCTCCGAA
This region includes:
- a CDS encoding AMP-binding protein, which translates into the protein MDQDNIEAIYPLSPMQRGMLFHLNNEPGTEAYFEQFTGKLDGQVDTQAFAQAWQATVDLHPALRTAFVWEGIEQPVQIVLNEAPMSFEAIDLRRENLSHSAVRARVEQSAESDRKRGFILSEAPLMRVQLIQVSDTQNWFIWSFSHLLIDGWCLGLVFRDCVNAYQSLRHGKALIMEPPRPYSEFIEWLDTRDNTASLKTWSNYLKEGTLPTPLPFYPEKRKNLGPAFHEFNFAFEEALTGNLEAYARERGVTLNTLVRLLWGMCLSQSTGVRDVIFGTTLSGRPAELPGADTMVGLFINTLPCRVTIDPTQSIDTLISELQTAQQELSEHEHLELAQIGQALGLPANEAVFESILVFENYPASPNSLSQVDLGFELSEFSARERTNFPLTVVAVPGETLGIRFIAASSCFDPVYLMRLEGFIRHTADRLLDPNSIQVGQLLTLPEPELELLRPQPAVRSASSDEFLSIVQQIEEQASKNPDSLALEDETTRLDYNAFNLRANRLAHQLSKLGASPDAIVAVCIERSIDAVVANLAVLKTGAAYLPIDPAYPAARIADMLDDSRAAILINRGETSDFDGLQVDVATSSDASLAAPAMRVPIFPSSPAYCIYTSGSTGRPKGVLISHQNIATFAANQNTHYSAGTGSKIMHAASVGFDAATWMTWPWLCAGSSLYIASREIQTDW